Proteins from one Telopea speciosissima isolate NSW1024214 ecotype Mountain lineage chromosome 1, Tspe_v1, whole genome shotgun sequence genomic window:
- the LOC122643735 gene encoding protein TERMINAL FLOWER 1-like, with product MARTLEPLIVGRVIGDVLDSFSPTMKMTVTYTNKQVCNGRELFPSMVTSKPRVEVLGGDMRTFFTLVMTDPDVPGPSDPYLREHLHWIVTDIPGTTDATFGREVVSYEIPRPNIGIHRFVFVLFKQKHRNTVRPPTSKDHFNTRSFAAENELGLPVAAVFFNAQRETAARRR from the exons ATGGCAAGAACATTAGAGCCTCTCATAGTAGGAAGAGTGATTGGAGATGTCCTTGACTCCTTCTCTCCAACAATGAAGATGACAGTGACTTACACTAACAAGCAAGTCTGCAACGGTCGTGAGCTCTTCCCTTCCATGGTTACCTCTAAGCCCAGGGTTGAGGTTCTTGGAGGAGACATGAGAACCTTCTTTACACTG GTGATGACAGACCCAGATGTTCCTGGCCCTAGTGATCCATATTTGAGGGAGCATCTTCACTG GATAGTGACAGATATTCCGGGCACCACAGATGCTACATTTG GAAGGGAGGTGGTGAGCTATGAGATACCAAGGCCGAATATAGGGATTCACAGGTTTGTGTTTGTGTTATTCAAGCAGAAACACAGGAATACAGTGAGACCACCAACTTCAAAGGATCACTTCAACACACGAAGCTTTGCTGCAGAGAATGAGCTTGGGCTTCCTGTTGCTGCTGTCTTCTTCAATGCCCAGAGGGAAACAGCTGCAAGAAGACGTTGA